The following are from one region of the Vicugna pacos chromosome 9, VicPac4, whole genome shotgun sequence genome:
- the CLCC1 gene encoding chloride channel CLIC-like protein 1 isoform X1 produces the protein MLCSLLLCQCLWLITAYGHDDDWIDPTDMLNYDAASGTMRKSQVKHGISEKKEDSPDMSYADELSECYSKLDSLNYKIDECEQKKREDYESQSNPVFRRYLNKILIETRKLGLPDENKGDMHYDAEIILKRQTLLEIQKFLSGEDWKPGALDDALSDILINFKFHDFETWKWRFEDSFGVDPYNVFMVLLCLLCIVVLVATELWTYVRWYTQLRRVLFISFLISLGWNWIYLYKLAFAQHQAEVAKMEPLSNVCAEKMEWTGSLWEWFRSSWTYKDDPCQKYYELLLVNPIWLVPPTKAFAVTFTNFITEPLKHIGKGTGEFIKALMKEIPVLLQIPVLIIMALAVLSFCYGAGKSVDMLRHVGGPESKPPAALQPAERRRQQEIDYRPYGGAGDAGFYYRSQIGPIEEGPYNKTYEGGRDVLRERDVDLRFQTGNKSPEILRAFDLPGADAREHPKVVPSHKSPVLDTKPKEIGGNPGESTPTENRTESSHSDTPVSGQRVSEESVEASPAVEKAQLRTVAPGSPEEGRTPSPASTAVGVCGKDPDGGPCD, from the exons ATGCTGTGTTCTTTGCTCCTTTGCCAGTGTCTGTGGTTGATAACTGCTTATGGTCATGATGATGACTGGATTGACCCCACAGACATGCTTAACTATGATGCTGCTTcaggaacaatgagaaaatctcag GTGAAACATGGTATATCAGAGAAAAAGGAGGATAGTCCTGACATGTCATATGCTGATGAGTTGTCAGAATGCTACAGCAAACTTGATTCTCTAAATTATAAG ATTGATGAGTGTGAACAGAAGAAGAGGGAAGACTATGAAAGTCAAAGCAATCCTGTTTTTCGGAGATACTTAAATAAGATTTTAATTGAAACCAGAAAGCTTGGACTT CCTGATGAAAACAAAGGCGATATGCATTATGATGCCGAGATTATCCTTAAAAGACAAACCTTATTAGAAATACAAAAGTTTCTCAGTGGAGAAGACTGGAAGCCAGGAGCCTTGGATGATGCACTAAgtgatattttaattaattttaagttTCATGATTTTGAAACATGGAAGTGGCGATTTGAAGATTCCTTTGGAGTGGACCCATATAATGTGTTTATG GTGCTTCTGTGTCTGCTCTGCATCGTGGTGTTAGTAGCTACCGAGCTGTGGACGTATGTTCGCTGGTACACCCAACTGAGACGTGTTTTAttcatcagttttctcatcagtttGGGATGGAATTGGATATATTTATATAAG CTAGCCTTCGCCCAGCATCAGGCCGAAGTTGCCAAGATGGAGCCACTAAGCAACGTGTGTGCTGAGAAGATGGAGTGGACTGGAAGTCTCTGGG AATGGTTTAGAAGTTCATGGACCTATAAGGATGACCCATGCCAAAAATACTATGAGCTCTTATTAGTCAACCCTATTTGGTTGGTCCCACCGACAAAg GCATTTGCAGTTACATTCACCAACTTTATCACAGAGCCCCTGAAGCATATTGGAAAAGGAACTGGTGAATTTATTAAAGCGCTGATGAAGGAGATTCCAGTGTTACTTCAGATTCCGGTGCTGATAATCATGGCATTAGCTGTCCTG AGTTTCTGCTATGGTGCCGGAAAATCAGTTGATATGCTGAGACACGTGGGTGGTCCTGAAAGCAAGCCGCCCGCAGCACTTCAGCCAGCTGAAAGAAGACGGCAGCAGGAAATTGATTATAGGCCCTATGGTGGAGCAGGTGATGCAGGTTTCTACTATAGGAGCCAGATTGGCCCCATTGAGGAAGGCCCTTATAACAAAACATATGAGGGTGGAAGAGatgttttgagagagagagatgttgacTTAAGATTTCAGACTGGCaacaagagcccagaaatacttCGGGCATTTGATTTACCAGGCGCAGATGCAAGAGAGCATCCCAAGGTGGTACCCAGT CATAAATCACCTGTTTTGGACACAAAGCCCAAAGAGATTGGTGGAAACCCAGGAGAAAGCACACCTACAGAAAACCGCACTGAAAGCAGCCACTCTGATACGCCTGTCTCTGGCCAGCGTGTATCAGAAGAGAGTGTGGAAGCGTCCCCTGCAGTGGAAAAGGCCCAGCTCAGGACTGTTGCCCCAGGCAGCCCAGAGGAAGGCAGAACACCCAGCCCAGCAAGCACCGCGGTGGGAGTGTGTGGGAAGGATCCGGACGGCGGCCCGTGTGACTAG
- the CLCC1 gene encoding chloride channel CLIC-like protein 1 isoform X2: MCFSFVAYVLIAKRIHRKQIDECEQKKREDYESQSNPVFRRYLNKILIETRKLGLPDENKGDMHYDAEIILKRQTLLEIQKFLSGEDWKPGALDDALSDILINFKFHDFETWKWRFEDSFGVDPYNVFMVLLCLLCIVVLVATELWTYVRWYTQLRRVLFISFLISLGWNWIYLYKLAFAQHQAEVAKMEPLSNVCAEKMEWTGSLWEWFRSSWTYKDDPCQKYYELLLVNPIWLVPPTKAFAVTFTNFITEPLKHIGKGTGEFIKALMKEIPVLLQIPVLIIMALAVLSFCYGAGKSVDMLRHVGGPESKPPAALQPAERRRQQEIDYRPYGGAGDAGFYYRSQIGPIEEGPYNKTYEGGRDVLRERDVDLRFQTGNKSPEILRAFDLPGADAREHPKVVPSHKSPVLDTKPKEIGGNPGESTPTENRTESSHSDTPVSGQRVSEESVEASPAVEKAQLRTVAPGSPEEGRTPSPASTAVGVCGKDPDGGPCD, translated from the exons ATGTGTTTCTCATTTGTTGCCTACGTGCTGATTGCAAAGAGAATCCACAGAAAGCAA ATTGATGAGTGTGAACAGAAGAAGAGGGAAGACTATGAAAGTCAAAGCAATCCTGTTTTTCGGAGATACTTAAATAAGATTTTAATTGAAACCAGAAAGCTTGGACTT CCTGATGAAAACAAAGGCGATATGCATTATGATGCCGAGATTATCCTTAAAAGACAAACCTTATTAGAAATACAAAAGTTTCTCAGTGGAGAAGACTGGAAGCCAGGAGCCTTGGATGATGCACTAAgtgatattttaattaattttaagttTCATGATTTTGAAACATGGAAGTGGCGATTTGAAGATTCCTTTGGAGTGGACCCATATAATGTGTTTATG GTGCTTCTGTGTCTGCTCTGCATCGTGGTGTTAGTAGCTACCGAGCTGTGGACGTATGTTCGCTGGTACACCCAACTGAGACGTGTTTTAttcatcagttttctcatcagtttGGGATGGAATTGGATATATTTATATAAG CTAGCCTTCGCCCAGCATCAGGCCGAAGTTGCCAAGATGGAGCCACTAAGCAACGTGTGTGCTGAGAAGATGGAGTGGACTGGAAGTCTCTGGG AATGGTTTAGAAGTTCATGGACCTATAAGGATGACCCATGCCAAAAATACTATGAGCTCTTATTAGTCAACCCTATTTGGTTGGTCCCACCGACAAAg GCATTTGCAGTTACATTCACCAACTTTATCACAGAGCCCCTGAAGCATATTGGAAAAGGAACTGGTGAATTTATTAAAGCGCTGATGAAGGAGATTCCAGTGTTACTTCAGATTCCGGTGCTGATAATCATGGCATTAGCTGTCCTG AGTTTCTGCTATGGTGCCGGAAAATCAGTTGATATGCTGAGACACGTGGGTGGTCCTGAAAGCAAGCCGCCCGCAGCACTTCAGCCAGCTGAAAGAAGACGGCAGCAGGAAATTGATTATAGGCCCTATGGTGGAGCAGGTGATGCAGGTTTCTACTATAGGAGCCAGATTGGCCCCATTGAGGAAGGCCCTTATAACAAAACATATGAGGGTGGAAGAGatgttttgagagagagagatgttgacTTAAGATTTCAGACTGGCaacaagagcccagaaatacttCGGGCATTTGATTTACCAGGCGCAGATGCAAGAGAGCATCCCAAGGTGGTACCCAGT CATAAATCACCTGTTTTGGACACAAAGCCCAAAGAGATTGGTGGAAACCCAGGAGAAAGCACACCTACAGAAAACCGCACTGAAAGCAGCCACTCTGATACGCCTGTCTCTGGCCAGCGTGTATCAGAAGAGAGTGTGGAAGCGTCCCCTGCAGTGGAAAAGGCCCAGCTCAGGACTGTTGCCCCAGGCAGCCCAGAGGAAGGCAGAACACCCAGCCCAGCAAGCACCGCGGTGGGAGTGTGTGGGAAGGATCCGGACGGCGGCCCGTGTGACTAG